The Nitrosomonas communis genome has a segment encoding these proteins:
- a CDS encoding IS1380 family transposase translates to MTKCTQESFNFPEVKKRTVEVNFQGGDITSDGGVMLLRQVDKRIGLSKAVAQVLDDNRRQASCRHDSLTLLRQRIYALACGYEDLNDHQQLRHDLAIQSAVEREEVLASSSTLCRWENRANRQTAWHVHQVMVERFMASFKQPPKELMLDFDATDDAVHGKQEGRFFHGYYDHYCFLPLYVFCQDQLLVSYLRPSNIDGARHAWAILSLLVKRFRQSWPAVCIIFRGDSGFCRRRMLAWCERHEVGYIVGIAQNKRLNEITAQWQQAAEKQYVESGEKVRRFDEFQYAAKSWQRTRRIIVKIEHTDKGSHPRYLVTNLTGKPQLLYDKIYCLRGEMENRIKEQQLDLFADRTSCHRWWSNQFRLLLSSLAYILLETIRRLALQGTELAQAYVSTLRLKLIKIGAVMLRNTRRIRFLLASSCPYQKLFFQTAARLAPG, encoded by the coding sequence GTGACAAAGTGTACCCAGGAATCGTTTAATTTTCCAGAGGTAAAAAAGCGTACTGTTGAAGTGAATTTCCAGGGTGGCGATATTACTTCAGATGGTGGCGTCATGTTATTGCGCCAGGTGGATAAACGCATTGGGTTGAGCAAAGCGGTTGCTCAAGTACTGGACGATAATCGTCGGCAGGCAAGTTGCAGGCATGATAGTTTGACGCTATTGCGCCAACGGATTTATGCGTTGGCATGTGGCTATGAAGACCTCAATGATCATCAGCAATTACGTCATGATTTGGCGATTCAATCAGCGGTTGAACGCGAAGAGGTATTGGCGAGCAGCTCTACCTTATGCCGTTGGGAGAATCGGGCGAATCGGCAAACGGCCTGGCATGTTCATCAAGTAATGGTAGAGCGGTTTATGGCTTCATTTAAACAGCCACCCAAAGAACTGATGCTGGATTTTGATGCCACTGATGATGCGGTTCATGGCAAACAGGAAGGCCGCTTCTTTCATGGTTATTATGATCACTACTGCTTTTTGCCGCTGTATGTGTTCTGCCAGGATCAACTGCTGGTAAGCTACCTGCGGCCAAGCAATATTGATGGGGCAAGACATGCCTGGGCCATTCTGTCGTTGCTGGTAAAACGGTTCAGACAGAGCTGGCCTGCAGTTTGTATCATTTTTCGAGGTGACAGTGGTTTTTGCCGCCGCAGAATGTTGGCATGGTGTGAGCGGCATGAGGTGGGTTATATCGTGGGTATCGCCCAAAACAAGCGGCTGAATGAGATCACTGCGCAATGGCAGCAAGCGGCAGAGAAGCAGTATGTTGAATCAGGTGAGAAAGTACGACGATTTGACGAGTTTCAATATGCTGCAAAAAGCTGGCAGCGGACACGGCGCATCATTGTTAAAATCGAACACACTGACAAAGGCAGTCATCCACGTTATCTCGTCACCAATCTGACCGGTAAACCGCAGCTTCTGTACGATAAGATTTATTGTTTACGCGGTGAAATGGAAAACCGGATCAAGGAACAACAGCTCGATCTGTTTGCAGATCGCACCAGTTGCCATCGGTGGTGGTCAAATCAATTTCGTCTACTCCTGTCCTCGCTGGCTTACATTTTGCTGGAAACCATACGGCGACTTGCCTTGCAAGGTACAGAACTGGCTCAGGCCTATGTGAGCACATTACGCCTCAAACTGATCAAAATAGGTGCCGTCATGCTACGTAATACCCGCCGTATTCGCTTTTTACTGGCAAGTAGCTGTCCCTACCAAAAACTGTTCTTCCAAACCGCAGCCAGACTTGCTCCTGGGTAA
- a CDS encoding CobW family GTP-binding protein has translation MTLTSPTPSLIPVTLLTGYLGSGKTTILNHIMQQAAMADTLVIINEFGEIALDHLMVVHSTDNVVMEMGSGCLCCTIRSDLVKTLQDLTWRFARNGKRQFHRTLIETTGLADPAPIIHTLMADPKITNHYRLDGIVATIDMATGNHTLSTYQEAIKQAAIADCLLLTKTDLATSQHKAGLLQRLNVINPAATRWQVVHGQIEAEKLLDLRLFSTQEKTPDVEHWLREEAYLADATHKPGHDAQGHTEDHHSHESHNDHLHDINRHDDHIRAYCFTTEQPVSKHIYPILLDLLFYMGSNILRIKGIVNIEGNDGPMALHGVQHILHPLIPLPAWTSEDRRSKIVFITRDVERETVEKIFKSITPVANRN, from the coding sequence ATGACACTTACGTCTCCCACCCCTTCGCTGATTCCTGTGACATTGCTGACCGGTTACTTAGGAAGCGGCAAGACTACGATACTCAACCACATCATGCAACAAGCCGCGATGGCGGATACTTTGGTGATCATCAATGAATTCGGAGAAATTGCATTAGACCACTTGATGGTCGTACATAGCACTGATAACGTGGTGATGGAGATGGGCAGTGGCTGCCTGTGTTGCACGATCCGCAGCGATCTTGTTAAAACGCTGCAAGATCTCACCTGGCGATTCGCCCGTAATGGAAAACGGCAGTTCCATCGCACTCTGATCGAAACGACTGGCCTGGCTGACCCTGCTCCCATTATTCATACTTTAATGGCTGATCCAAAGATCACTAACCACTACCGGCTTGATGGGATCGTGGCAACCATCGATATGGCCACGGGAAACCATACTCTGAGCACGTATCAGGAAGCGATCAAACAAGCTGCGATTGCAGACTGTCTGTTGCTGACCAAGACTGATCTGGCCACATCCCAACACAAGGCCGGCTTGCTGCAGCGACTGAACGTCATCAACCCTGCCGCAACACGCTGGCAGGTGGTACATGGTCAGATTGAAGCAGAAAAATTGTTGGATTTGAGGCTGTTCTCAACTCAGGAAAAAACACCCGATGTGGAGCACTGGCTTCGGGAAGAAGCTTATTTGGCAGACGCTACCCATAAGCCGGGCCATGATGCACAAGGTCATACTGAGGATCACCATTCCCACGAAAGCCATAATGACCATCTGCATGACATCAATCGTCATGATGATCATATCCGCGCATACTGTTTCACCACGGAGCAGCCGGTTAGCAAACACATCTACCCGATCTTGCTCGATCTGCTGTTTTACATGGGCAGCAATATCCTGCGTATCAAAGGCATCGTAAATATCGAAGGCAACGATGGTCCGATGGCGCTGCATGGGGTACAGCACATCCTCCACCCGCTGATACCCTTACCCGCTTGGACAAGTGAAGACCGGCGCTCGAAAATTGTCTTCATCACCCGAGACGTCGAACGGGAAACAGTCGAAAAAATTTTTAAATCCATCACGCCTGTTGCTAATCGCAACTAA
- a CDS encoding type I restriction-modification system subunit M — translation MITGEVKSKVDCIWNTMWSGGISNPLSVIEQLTYLLFIKRLDELHTLQERKSARLGKPIEEPIFTPEQDKLRWSRFKNTAPEQMFITVRDEVFPFIKTLGQKGEADGEGDSTYTHHMKDALFMMPTPRVLANVVDQLDAIDMTDQDTKGDLYEYMLSKIASAGQNGQFRTPRHIIKLMVDMTAPTPQDIICDPACGSAGFLIAASEYLITHHSNAIYQDETARRRFNDHTFHGYDFDSTMLRIGSMNMLLHGVENPDIRYRDSLAEANMQDAEKYTLILANPPFAGSLDFASTAKDLQQIVKTKKTELLFLALFLRLLQSGGRAAVIVPDGVLFGSSTAHKTLRKLLVEEQKLDAIISMPSGVFKPYAGVSTAILLFTKTNSGGTEHVWFYDMQADGYSLDDKRTPQPDKNDLPDILARWQNRAAESERKRIDSSFLVPKAEIAANDYDLSINRYKEVAYEAVEHEPPQVILERLARLETEIAEGRKELEELLASDSAATSASASASTSLSPRQRQFSAP, via the coding sequence ATGATCACTGGTGAAGTCAAATCCAAAGTCGACTGCATCTGGAACACGATGTGGTCCGGCGGGATTTCCAACCCGTTGTCGGTTATCGAGCAGTTGACCTATCTGCTGTTCATCAAACGATTGGATGAGCTGCATACCTTGCAGGAGCGCAAGTCAGCGCGACTCGGCAAACCGATCGAAGAGCCCATCTTCACCCCCGAACAGGACAAGCTGCGCTGGTCACGCTTCAAGAATACTGCGCCTGAGCAGATGTTCATCACCGTGCGTGACGAGGTTTTTCCGTTCATCAAGACTTTGGGGCAAAAGGGCGAGGCCGACGGCGAAGGCGACAGTACCTATACCCACCACATGAAAGATGCCCTGTTCATGATGCCTACTCCACGGGTGCTGGCCAACGTAGTTGATCAGCTCGACGCCATCGACATGACTGACCAGGATACCAAGGGTGATCTGTACGAATATATGCTCAGTAAGATCGCCAGCGCTGGCCAGAACGGCCAGTTCCGCACGCCACGCCACATCATCAAGCTGATGGTGGACATGACAGCACCGACGCCGCAGGATATTATCTGCGATCCGGCCTGCGGCTCGGCAGGCTTCCTGATCGCCGCCTCAGAATACCTGATCACGCATCATAGCAACGCTATTTATCAGGACGAAACAGCCCGCCGCCGCTTCAATGACCATACTTTCCACGGCTATGACTTCGACAGCACCATGCTGCGCATCGGCAGCATGAACATGTTGCTGCATGGCGTAGAAAACCCGGATATTCGCTACCGCGACTCTTTGGCCGAGGCCAACATGCAAGATGCCGAGAAATATACCCTGATCCTCGCCAACCCACCCTTTGCCGGCAGCCTCGATTTTGCATCCACCGCCAAGGATTTGCAGCAAATCGTCAAAACCAAAAAAACCGAATTGCTGTTTCTCGCGCTCTTTTTGCGTCTGCTGCAAAGCGGCGGCCGCGCGGCTGTCATCGTGCCCGACGGCGTACTGTTCGGCTCCAGCACCGCACATAAAACCCTGCGCAAACTACTGGTGGAAGAACAGAAACTCGATGCTATCATCTCTATGCCCTCAGGCGTATTCAAACCCTATGCTGGTGTCAGTACCGCTATCCTGTTATTCACCAAAACCAACTCCGGCGGCACCGAGCATGTCTGGTTTTACGATATGCAAGCCGACGGTTATTCGCTCGACGACAAGCGCACACCCCAGCCGGACAAGAACGACCTGCCCGACATCCTCGCCCGCTGGCAAAACCGTGCAGCCGAAAGCGAACGCAAGCGTATCGACTCAAGTTTCCTCGTGCCCAAAGCTGAAATTGCCGCCAATGACTACGACCTGTCCATTAACCGCTACAAGGAAGTGGCCTACGAAGCGGTGGAGCATGAACCGCCTCAGGTTATTCTCGAACGGCTGGCGAGATTAGAAACGGAAATTGCTGAGGGACGGAAGGAATTGGAGGAATTGTTGGCTTCGGATTCGGCTGCAACTTCGGCTTCGGCGTCGGCTTCGACTTCGCTCAGCCCACGCCAACGCCAATTCTCCGCACCCTGA
- a CDS encoding GIY-YIG nuclease family protein — MPYMYILKCADGSYYTGSTWNLEKRLAEHQSGLGAKHTIKRLPVELVYCEECERIEDASRHEKQVQGWSRKKKEDLIMGDTNALHRLAECRNDTHCPGFGFDIGFDSLRLRSGQAAPFDYGVGFDSAQPTPTSTPMPMPMPSPASTQTPTPTPTENSTPTPLSRALSGVEGSGAEEVNMDGLLR; from the coding sequence ATGCCATACATGTATATTCTAAAATGCGCTGACGGCAGCTACTACACAGGCAGTACCTGGAACCTGGAAAAAAGGCTTGCTGAACACCAAAGCGGTCTAGGAGCCAAACACACGATCAAACGATTGCCTGTTGAACTCGTTTATTGTGAAGAATGTGAACGAATAGAAGATGCTTCCCGCCATGAAAAACAGGTGCAGGGCTGGAGTAGAAAAAAGAAAGAGGACTTAATCATGGGAGATACCAACGCATTACATCGGCTGGCTGAGTGTCGGAATGATACGCATTGTCCTGGTTTTGGTTTTGATATCGGCTTCGATTCCCTTCGACTCCGCTCAGGGCAGGCCGCTCCCTTCGACTATGGTGTCGGCTTCGACTCCGCTCAGCCAACGCCAACGTCTACGCCTATGCCTATGCCTATGCCTTCGCCAGCGTCAACGCAAACCCCAACCCCAACCCCAACCGAAAACTCAACACCCACTCCACTCTCCCGCGCCCTGAGCGGAGTCGAAGGGAGCGGAGCCGAGGAGGTTAATATGGATGGATTGCTGAGATGA
- a CDS encoding restriction endonuclease subunit S: MVSRIVPHIRRAWVVGPKNGYRQIASGEWIIFRSEKVWPQYLRWILVGDMFHAAFMQTVSGVGGSLLRARPAEVFKIKIPIPPLTEQKRIAAILDAADALRTKRRESLAQLDTLLQSTFLEMFGDPVTNSMKWKKFSLDDVCEKIIDCPHSTPKWADYGVICLRTSNLGKGEWIWDEIRYVSEEDYAERTKRGEISKDDIILSREGTVGVLALVDDGVRLCMGQRLVQLRTNQSILSPKFVLYILLHDLAPERLARLMAGSTSKHINVKELRSLPIIMPPLDLQHRFAAIVESVGKQKSRLRTHLTELDALFASLQARAFNGEL; this comes from the coding sequence ATGGTTTCACGAATAGTCCCGCATATTCGAAGGGCATGGGTCGTCGGGCCTAAGAATGGCTATCGTCAAATTGCATCGGGAGAATGGATAATCTTCCGGAGCGAGAAGGTATGGCCCCAGTATCTTCGTTGGATTCTGGTAGGGGATATGTTTCATGCCGCCTTTATGCAAACTGTTTCTGGGGTTGGCGGATCCCTATTAAGAGCACGGCCTGCTGAAGTCTTTAAAATTAAAATTCCTATTCCGCCCCTCACCGAACAAAAACGCATCGCAGCGATTCTGGATGCAGCGGATGCCTTGCGAACCAAGCGCAGAGAATCCCTTGCTCAGCTCGATACCCTGCTGCAATCTACCTTTCTGGAAATGTTCGGTGATCCAGTTACCAATTCTATGAAATGGAAAAAATTTTCTCTTGATGATGTCTGTGAGAAAATTATTGACTGCCCTCATTCCACACCAAAGTGGGCTGATTATGGAGTTATTTGTTTGCGTACTTCTAACCTGGGAAAAGGCGAGTGGATTTGGGATGAAATACGATATGTTTCTGAGGAAGATTATGCAGAGCGAACCAAACGAGGTGAGATTTCTAAAGACGACATAATTTTGAGTAGAGAAGGTACAGTTGGCGTACTGGCCTTGGTTGATGATGGTGTGCGTCTATGTATGGGACAGAGATTAGTCCAATTACGTACTAATCAGTCGATTTTAAGCCCAAAGTTTGTGCTGTACATTTTGCTTCATGATTTGGCTCCAGAAAGATTGGCTCGTCTAATGGCAGGCTCAACTTCGAAGCACATCAATGTCAAAGAGCTTCGTAGTCTTCCTATCATAATGCCACCCCTCGACCTCCAACACCGCTTCGCCGCCATCGTCGAATCCGTCGGAAAACAAAAATCCCGCCTACGCACCCACCTGACCGAGCTGGATGCGTTATTCGCTTCCCTGCAAGCCCGCGCTTTCAACGGCGAGCTGTAA
- a CDS encoding DEAD/DEAH box helicase family protein, whose amino-acid sequence MSNFAFLPAEFHDIAASASWAEGHIQGDPRAACSHARFTLEVVVHWLYRFEPSLRLPYDNSLGALLHEPSFQNLLPQAVFQKVRVIQKMGNQAVHSTRPVRELDALLVVKELHHICYWLVRTYAPDGLPANVTWQDNRVPKPLNDAEVVPRKELEALAHKLAEQHQAVWKQQQERDALDAELQALRAQLAEIRAKSEAVPDTHDYSESETRHYLIDVDLQRAGWLLEQARDREYKVSSMPNDQGVGYVDYVLWGEDGKPLALVEAKKTTVDPAAGKQQAKLYADCLAAMHGQRPVIFTTNGYETWLWDDVLYPPRRVVGFYQQDELARLVLRRTQRQALDVAAVKDSIAGRYYQKRAIGSIFAQFTQARRKALLVMATGTGKTRTAIALVDVLQRAGWVKRVLFLADRVSLVKQTVNAFKTHLPESSPVNLVTEKETEGRVYVCTYPTMMGLIDQNNSGVVRFSVGHFDLVIIDEAHRSVYQKYGAIFRYFDALLVGLTATPREEVDKNTYDLFELEPGVPTDAYELETAVADGFLVAPRVQQVELKFPREGIDYHALSEQEKAQWESLDWGDEVNEQGLPERVNAAAINSWLFNHDTVDKVLQHLMKHGHKVEGGDRLAKTIIFARNHAHAQFIEARFNHHYPQHAGHFARVIDNYAKYAQSLVDDFSLKDKAPHIAISVDMLDTGIDVPEVANLIFFKPVYSKIKFWQMIGRGTRLCPGLFAPDEDKQDFRVFDFCFNFDFFHEHPQGIETSSSAPLSTRLFRARVQLLGHLQPSSELDPDARLSHALIAGLYSEVAAMNRENFIVRMHLEAVERFQQRVAWNTLSDADRATLQREIAGLPSMLETDDIESRLFDLTVLQMQLTLAEADASTFERHRQRVVEIAMLLEEKAAIPAVQAQLVYLAAMQEATFWEGIHLDHLVIHRLRSNQPLTETDLQGLEQALTEIGEEDGQTLLDGLLARSGAPLLTWFVRSLVGMDRTAAQSAFTRFLSDRSLTPYQIRFVEMVIDQLTARGVMAASALYEPPFSNLHAGGPDALFDGKEKVIEDIFNTLNLVHSSLSSRTV is encoded by the coding sequence ATGAGCAATTTCGCCTTCCTGCCCGCCGAATTCCATGACATCGCCGCATCTGCAAGCTGGGCGGAAGGCCACATCCAAGGTGATCCACGCGCGGCCTGCTCCCATGCCCGCTTCACGCTGGAGGTAGTTGTACACTGGCTCTACCGTTTTGAGCCCAGCCTGCGCCTACCCTACGACAATAGCCTGGGAGCTTTGCTGCATGAGCCGAGTTTTCAGAATCTATTGCCGCAGGCAGTATTCCAGAAGGTCCGGGTGATCCAGAAGATGGGCAATCAGGCGGTACACAGCACTCGCCCGGTACGTGAGCTGGATGCCCTGCTGGTGGTGAAGGAATTGCATCATATTTGTTACTGGCTGGTGCGCACCTATGCGCCCGATGGCTTGCCAGCTAATGTGACATGGCAAGATAATAGAGTGCCGAAGCCACTGAACGATGCCGAGGTGGTGCCGCGTAAGGAGCTGGAGGCGCTGGCGCACAAGCTGGCCGAGCAGCATCAGGCGGTATGGAAGCAACAGCAGGAACGCGACGCGCTTGATGCTGAACTGCAAGCGCTGCGTGCGCAATTGGCCGAGATTCGCGCCAAGAGCGAAGCTGTGCCCGATACCCATGACTATTCGGAAAGCGAGACCCGCCACTACCTGATCGATGTCGATTTGCAGCGCGCGGGTTGGCTACTTGAGCAAGCGCGTGACCGTGAATACAAGGTTAGCAGCATGCCCAATGACCAAGGTGTAGGTTATGTGGATTACGTGCTATGGGGTGAGGATGGTAAACCGCTGGCGCTGGTAGAGGCCAAGAAGACGACCGTCGATCCGGCCGCTGGCAAGCAACAGGCCAAACTCTACGCAGATTGTTTAGCGGCCATGCACGGCCAGAGGCCGGTGATCTTCACCACCAACGGTTACGAAACCTGGCTGTGGGATGACGTTCTTTATCCACCCCGTCGCGTGGTCGGCTTTTATCAGCAGGACGAATTGGCGCGGCTGGTGCTGCGCCGCACTCAGCGGCAGGCGCTGGATGTTGCCGCGGTCAAGGACAGCATTGCCGGACGCTATTACCAGAAGCGTGCTATTGGCAGCATTTTTGCGCAGTTCACGCAGGCGCGGCGCAAAGCGCTGCTGGTGATGGCGACCGGCACGGGTAAAACCCGCACGGCGATTGCGCTGGTGGATGTGCTGCAACGCGCAGGCTGGGTGAAGCGAGTATTGTTTCTGGCCGACCGCGTATCGCTGGTGAAGCAAACCGTCAATGCTTTCAAGACGCATCTGCCCGAGTCCAGTCCGGTGAATCTGGTCACCGAGAAAGAAACCGAAGGGCGGGTGTATGTCTGCACTTATCCCACCATGATGGGGTTGATCGATCAAAACAATAGCGGCGTCGTCCGTTTCAGCGTGGGCCATTTCGACTTGGTAATTATCGACGAGGCGCACCGCTCGGTGTACCAGAAATATGGCGCGATCTTCCGTTACTTCGATGCGCTGCTGGTGGGGCTGACCGCCACGCCACGTGAAGAGGTGGACAAGAACACCTATGATCTGTTCGAACTGGAGCCCGGCGTGCCAACCGATGCGTATGAGCTGGAAACCGCGGTCGCTGATGGATTTCTCGTTGCGCCGCGCGTGCAGCAGGTGGAACTCAAATTTCCGCGCGAGGGTATCGATTACCACGCGCTGAGTGAGCAGGAAAAGGCCCAATGGGAAAGCCTGGACTGGGGCGATGAGGTCAATGAGCAAGGACTGCCCGAACGGGTGAATGCCGCCGCCATCAACAGCTGGCTGTTTAACCACGATACGGTGGACAAAGTGCTCCAACATCTGATGAAACACGGCCATAAGGTCGAGGGCGGCGACCGGCTCGCCAAGACCATCATCTTTGCCCGTAATCACGCACATGCTCAGTTCATCGAAGCGCGCTTCAATCATCACTATCCACAGCATGCGGGGCACTTCGCGCGCGTCATCGACAACTACGCCAAATATGCGCAAAGCTTGGTCGACGATTTTTCGCTCAAGGACAAAGCGCCCCATATCGCGATCTCGGTGGATATGCTCGACACCGGCATAGATGTGCCCGAGGTGGCGAATCTGATTTTCTTCAAGCCGGTGTATTCCAAGATCAAATTCTGGCAGATGATCGGCCGCGGCACGCGGCTGTGCCCAGGGTTGTTCGCTCCGGACGAAGATAAGCAGGATTTCCGCGTGTTCGATTTTTGCTTTAACTTCGACTTTTTCCATGAACATCCGCAAGGTATTGAAACCAGCAGCAGCGCTCCGCTAAGCACCCGGTTGTTTCGTGCGCGCGTGCAATTACTCGGCCACCTGCAGCCATCTTCCGAACTGGACCCGGATGCCAGGCTCAGCCATGCACTTATTGCTGGGCTTTACAGCGAGGTTGCTGCGATGAACCGCGAGAATTTCATCGTGCGCATGCATCTGGAAGCGGTGGAGCGCTTCCAGCAGCGCGTCGCATGGAACACACTGAGCGATGCCGATCGCGCAACCCTACAGCGCGAGATCGCAGGACTGCCAAGCATGCTCGAAACTGATGACATCGAATCACGTCTGTTCGACCTTACTGTGCTGCAAATGCAGTTGACCCTGGCAGAAGCGGATGCTAGCACGTTCGAGCGCCATCGCCAGCGGGTAGTGGAAATCGCTATGCTGCTGGAAGAAAAAGCCGCTATCCCGGCAGTACAGGCTCAGTTGGTGTATCTCGCCGCGATGCAGGAAGCCACTTTCTGGGAAGGTATCCATCTGGATCACCTCGTGATTCATCGGCTACGCAGCAATCAGCCATTAACAGAGACTGATTTGCAAGGTTTGGAGCAGGCCCTGACCGAAATTGGCGAGGAAGATGGGCAAACGCTGCTCGATGGCTTACTGGCGCGCAGCGGTGCCCCCTTGTTAACCTGGTTTGTTCGCAGCCTGGTCGGTATGGACCGCACCGCCGCACAAAGTGCATTCACCCGCTTTCTGTCGGATCGCAGCCTCACCCCATACCAAATCCGCTTCGTCGAAATGGTGATTGACCAGCTCACGGCACGCGGTGTAATGGCCGCGTCTGCCCTATATGAACCCCCATTCAGCAATCTGCATGCCGGCGGCCCTGATGCGCTGTTTGATGGCAAGGAGAAGGTGATCGAGGACATCTTTAATACCCTGAATTTAGTCCACTCCAGCCTGAGTTCGCGAACAGTTTGA
- a CDS encoding SagB/ThcOx family dehydrogenase has translation MNNNALSTIIAYHEASKHRLDGYAPGPGNLDWVNQPDPFRRYAGTQLCKLSLRAAPLQTPFSEVRSGRRQTLAAINLANLATLLELSLGLSAWKEYGGSRWALRCNPSSGNLHPTECYVLAAARDGLASGVHHYVSYDHALERRAEADSDWGSEFADGFVLVLTSIHWREAWKYGLRAYRYCQHDCGHALAAVSYAAATLGWRAQVLENWHDVVLAALTGVARTGEFAEHESEAVDVALWIGCGNAPKLLYTAQTAAALASGLNFVGQANHLSARHVHWAGIDAVHLAAERPVPHSSSLTLSTQWPPLAVIDCLQNADALIRQRRSAMGFDGVSAMPAERWFTILDALLPRPGLPPWEIWQRLPRVHLILFVHRVIGVTPGVYLLLRDKSVMSALRQAIREDADWAEVPGAPRHLGLFRLFAGDVRDTARLISCHQDIAADSCFSLGMLAEFETALNEGAWHYRELFHEAGMIGQVLYLEAEAAGLRGTGIGCYFDDALHSMLGLSGHAWQSLYHFTVGGALDDSRLRTLPPYAHLSGRKNY, from the coding sequence ATGAATAACAACGCATTATCCACCATTATCGCCTATCACGAAGCGAGTAAGCACCGTTTAGATGGCTATGCCCCGGGACCCGGCAACCTGGACTGGGTCAATCAACCTGATCCGTTCCGCCGTTATGCGGGAACGCAACTCTGTAAGCTATCTTTACGCGCTGCTCCGTTACAGACTCCATTTAGCGAGGTGCGCAGTGGTCGGCGGCAAACACTGGCGGCGATTAATCTGGCCAATTTGGCCACGCTGCTGGAACTGAGTCTTGGTTTGTCTGCATGGAAAGAATACGGGGGCTCACGCTGGGCATTGCGCTGTAATCCTTCCAGCGGAAATTTGCATCCCACTGAGTGCTATGTGCTTGCCGCTGCACGCGATGGCCTTGCAAGCGGTGTGCATCACTATGTCAGCTACGACCATGCCTTGGAGCGGCGCGCTGAGGCAGATTCCGATTGGGGTAGTGAGTTTGCTGACGGCTTTGTGCTGGTGCTTACTTCTATTCATTGGCGCGAAGCCTGGAAGTACGGCCTGCGCGCCTACCGCTATTGTCAACACGACTGCGGTCATGCCCTGGCAGCAGTCAGCTATGCTGCTGCCACACTTGGCTGGCGTGCCCAGGTATTGGAGAACTGGCATGATGTGGTGCTTGCTGCGTTAACGGGTGTCGCGCGCACAGGAGAGTTTGCAGAGCATGAAAGCGAAGCGGTAGATGTCGCACTCTGGATTGGCTGTGGAAATGCGCCCAAATTATTGTATACGGCTCAGACAGCTGCAGCCCTGGCCAGTGGATTGAATTTTGTCGGGCAGGCCAACCATCTCAGCGCTAGACATGTCCATTGGGCAGGCATCGATGCGGTGCATCTGGCTGCTGAACGGCCTGTTCCTCATTCTTCATCGTTGACTTTGTCAACGCAGTGGCCACCCCTGGCAGTGATCGATTGTTTGCAGAATGCAGATGCCTTGATTCGTCAGCGCCGAAGCGCTATGGGTTTCGATGGTGTCAGTGCCATGCCGGCAGAACGCTGGTTCACAATACTCGATGCCCTGCTGCCTCGTCCTGGGCTACCTCCGTGGGAGATCTGGCAGCGGCTACCGCGAGTACATCTGATCCTGTTTGTACATCGTGTAATAGGTGTGACGCCCGGTGTCTACCTGCTTCTGCGAGATAAATCTGTCATGTCCGCGTTACGCCAAGCGATACGCGAAGATGCCGACTGGGCCGAAGTGCCCGGCGCACCTCGGCATCTTGGCTTGTTTCGATTATTCGCTGGTGATGTCCGAGACACAGCGCGCCTGATCAGTTGTCACCAGGACATCGCTGCTGATAGCTGCTTTTCGCTGGGCATGCTGGCTGAATTCGAAACTGCGTTAAACGAAGGAGCCTGGCATTACCGCGAACTGTTTCATGAAGCCGGTATGATCGGCCAGGTGCTCTACCTGGAAGCGGAAGCCGCAGGCCTGCGAGGCACGGGCATTGGCTGCTATTTCGATGACGCGCTGCATTCCATGCTTGGCTTATCAGGCCATGCATGGCAATCGCTCTATCACTTCACCGTCGGCGGTGCGCTAGACGACTCACGCCTACGGACGCTACCGCCTTATGCACATCTTAGCGGCAGGAAGAATTATTAA
- a CDS encoding MarR family transcriptional regulator: protein MVKPEKQTNARRRQVIQLLNSTDQYWMDALGDKLFHDLNYYDLFTQMWLRLDDTFHKSELYQLMPNVSQRTAIKYVQIAIDHGLLVEHINPDDLRSRRITMSVDLVQKIELFLDYSISVFETFPAPTSQQGDT, encoded by the coding sequence ATGGTCAAACCTGAGAAGCAGACGAACGCAAGACGACGCCAAGTCATTCAACTACTTAACAGTACGGATCAATATTGGATGGATGCCCTCGGGGACAAGCTCTTCCACGATTTAAACTACTATGACCTTTTTACACAAATGTGGCTAAGACTCGATGATACTTTTCATAAATCTGAGCTGTATCAGTTGATGCCAAACGTCAGCCAGCGTACCGCTATCAAATATGTTCAGATTGCAATCGATCACGGCTTACTCGTTGAACATATCAATCCGGATGATCTCCGTTCCAGGCGGATTACAATGTCCGTCGATCTGGTGCAAAAAATTGAGCTTTTCCTGGATTATTCCATTTCAGTATTTGAGACATTCCCTGCGCCAACATCTCAACAAGGCGACACATAA